Proteins encoded within one genomic window of Streptomyces profundus:
- a CDS encoding lysylphosphatidylglycerol synthase transmembrane domain-containing protein: MRPVIRGEEDRTQRSEEEQPEAAPPPLEALERADPTRSELVEVDDPILTARVHRPADLLRTLLGLLAIGALLAVATFAIGTTEGIERDVHKGSEQAPSLLIDFAGFASAVAVLIVPMAFAIERLIRRDGLRIADGVLAAVLAHGVSLSFSLWVARMAPEAVRDALIRDAPGGGLTEPVHGYLAPVIAYATAVGMTHRPGWRLVMWSVVALDALAVLVAGYTTPFAIVVTVLIGWTIAYATLYAVGSPNVRATGQQLLAGLRHVGFRPVTALRAEEPPGSDEGERERGNEPTRRYLVTLESGPPLDVTVVDRAQQARGFFYRAWRRLALRGITQRRSLPSLRQALEQEALLAYAAIAAGANAPKLIATSELGPDAVMLVYEHIPGRDLDSLPDDEVSDALMEAAWRQVTALQSRRIAHRRLDGRALLVDRSGTVYLTSLRGGEIAAGDLLLRMDVAQLLTTFGLRVGAERAVAAAVTVLGPDAVADSLPLLQPIALSRTTRATLRQLSKERSQREREAVLDATRTYREARGSLPENADRKTVKAAKQAEKQVMEVALENARELDLLALIRQQVLLIRPQAPIEPARIERIRPRTLVSLIAAVFAGYFLISQLINPEFQRVWDDANWGWVLVAAGFSALTYFAAALSLLGFVPEKVNYLRTVMAQVAGSFVKLVAPAAIGGAALNARYLQRQGLRPGHAVASVGASQLFGLGSHVVLLLTFGYLTGTEHTPNLSPSRTVIAGLLTVAVAALIVTAVPSLRKAILERVRTLFAGVVPRMLDVVQRPKKLLAGIGGMLLMTLAFVMCLDASLRAFGWELSYPTIAVVFLAGNALGSAAPTPGGIGAIELTLSAGLTAFQVPPQVALGAVLLFRLMTFWLPVLPGWLAFTQLTRKEQI, encoded by the coding sequence ATGCGGCCAGTGATACGGGGCGAGGAAGACCGGACCCAGCGTTCGGAGGAGGAACAGCCGGAGGCGGCGCCGCCTCCGCTCGAAGCGCTGGAACGCGCCGACCCGACCAGGAGCGAACTGGTCGAGGTGGACGACCCGATCCTCACCGCGCGGGTGCACCGGCCGGCCGATCTGCTGCGCACCCTGCTCGGGCTGCTGGCCATCGGCGCCCTGCTGGCGGTGGCCACGTTCGCCATCGGCACCACCGAGGGCATCGAGCGGGATGTCCACAAGGGCTCCGAGCAGGCGCCATCGCTGCTGATCGACTTCGCCGGCTTCGCCTCCGCCGTCGCCGTCCTGATCGTGCCCATGGCCTTCGCCATCGAACGGCTGATCCGCCGGGACGGGCTGCGCATCGCGGACGGGGTGCTGGCCGCCGTGCTGGCGCACGGCGTCTCGCTGTCGTTCAGCCTCTGGGTCGCCCGGATGGCGCCCGAGGCCGTGCGGGACGCGCTGATCAGGGACGCGCCGGGCGGCGGCCTCACGGAGCCGGTGCACGGCTATCTGGCGCCTGTGATCGCCTACGCCACGGCCGTCGGCATGACGCACCGGCCCGGCTGGCGACTGGTCATGTGGTCCGTGGTGGCGCTGGACGCGCTGGCGGTGCTGGTCGCCGGCTACACCACGCCGTTCGCCATCGTGGTCACGGTGCTGATCGGCTGGACCATCGCCTACGCCACGCTCTACGCCGTCGGCTCCCCCAACGTCCGCGCCACCGGCCAACAGCTGCTCGCCGGCCTGCGGCACGTCGGCTTCCGCCCGGTCACGGCGCTGCGCGCCGAGGAGCCGCCCGGATCAGACGAGGGCGAACGGGAGCGCGGCAACGAGCCGACCCGCCGCTATCTGGTGACGCTTGAGTCGGGCCCGCCGCTGGATGTCACGGTGGTCGACCGGGCCCAGCAGGCCAGGGGCTTCTTCTACCGCGCCTGGCGCCGGCTCGCGCTGCGCGGCATCACCCAGCGGCGCAGTCTGCCGTCGCTGCGCCAGGCCCTTGAGCAGGAGGCCCTGCTCGCCTACGCGGCGATCGCGGCCGGCGCCAACGCGCCGAAGCTGATCGCCACTTCGGAGCTGGGCCCGGACGCGGTGATGCTGGTCTACGAGCACATCCCCGGCCGCGATCTGGATTCGCTGCCCGACGACGAGGTCAGCGACGCGCTGATGGAGGCCGCCTGGCGGCAGGTCACCGCGCTCCAGTCGCGCCGGATCGCGCACCGCAGGCTGGACGGCCGGGCGCTGCTGGTCGACAGGTCGGGCACGGTGTACCTCACCAGCCTGCGCGGCGGCGAGATCGCGGCGGGGGATCTGCTGCTGCGGATGGACGTGGCGCAGCTGCTGACCACCTTCGGGCTGCGGGTCGGCGCCGAACGCGCGGTGGCCGCCGCCGTCACGGTGCTCGGCCCCGACGCGGTGGCCGACAGCCTGCCGCTGCTCCAGCCGATCGCCCTCAGCCGCACCACCAGGGCCACCCTGCGGCAGCTCTCCAAGGAGCGCTCCCAGCGGGAGCGGGAGGCGGTGCTCGACGCCACCCGCACCTACCGGGAGGCACGCGGCAGCCTGCCGGAGAACGCGGACCGCAAGACCGTCAAGGCCGCCAAGCAGGCCGAGAAGCAGGTCATGGAGGTGGCCCTGGAGAACGCCAGGGAGCTGGATCTGCTGGCGCTCATCCGACAACAGGTGCTGCTGATCAGGCCGCAGGCGCCGATAGAGCCCGCCCGCATCGAACGGATCAGACCGCGCACGCTGGTCAGCCTGATCGCGGCGGTGTTCGCCGGATACTTCCTGATCAGCCAGCTGATCAACCCCGAGTTCCAGCGGGTGTGGGACGACGCCAACTGGGGCTGGGTGCTCGTGGCCGCCGGCTTCTCCGCCCTCACCTACTTCGCGGCGGCGCTCAGCCTGCTGGGCTTCGTGCCCGAGAAGGTCAACTACCTGCGCACGGTGATGGCGCAGGTGGCGGGCTCCTTCGTCAAGCTGGTCGCGCCGGCGGCGATCGGCGGCGCCGCGCTCAACGCCCGCTATCTGCAACGGCAGGGGCTGCGCCCAGGACACGCGGTGGCCAGCGTCGGCGCCTCCCAGCTGTTCGGCCTGGGCAGCCATGTGGTGCTGCTGCTCACCTTCGGCTACCTCACCGGCACCGAGCACACGCCCAACCTCTCCCCCTCCCGCACGGTGATCGCCGGCCTGTTGACGGTGGCCGTCGCCGCGCTGATCGTCACCGCGGTGCCCAGCCTGCGGAAGGCCATCCTGGAGCGGGTGCGCACCCTGTTCGCTGGGGTGGTGCCCCGGATGCTGGACGTCGTGCAGCGGCCGAAGAAACTGCTCGCCGGCATCGGCGGGATGCTGCTGATGACGCTCGCCTTCGTGATGTGTCTTGACGCCTCGCTGCGCGCGTTCGGCTGGGAGCTGAGCTATCCGACGATCGCCGTGGTCTTCCTCGCCGGCAACGCGCTGGGCTCGGCCGCGCCGACCCCGGGCGGTATCGGCGCCATCGAACTGACCCTGAGCGCGGGGCTCACCGCCTTCCAGGTCCCCCCTCAGGTGGCCCTGGGCGCGGTGCTGCTGTTCCGGCTGATGACCTTCTGGCTGCCGGTCCTCCCCGGCTGGCTGGCCTTCACCCAACTCACCCGCAAGGAACAGATCTGA
- the nudC gene encoding NAD(+) diphosphatase has protein sequence MSTTPAIKDSVVQPIPLTTSGGIDRDAGHRMDEAWLGAAWSHPSTRVFVVSGGQALIEETPDGRTELVMMPSFDAPLTEAHRYFLGTDADGVRYFALQKDALPGRMDAVARPASLREAASLLSDRDNELLVHAVALENWQRLHRFCSRCGERTVIAAAGHIRRCQACGAEHYPRTDPAVIMLVLDDHDRALLGRQLHWPEGRFSTLAGFVEPGESIERAVVREVAEEVGVTIGDVEYVASQPWPFPSSLMLGFVARATSTEVTVDGDEIDEARWFTRDELREAMASGEVLAPSGVSIASRLVERWYGEPLTTSIW, from the coding sequence ATGAGTACCACCCCGGCCATCAAGGACAGCGTCGTCCAGCCGATCCCCCTCACCACCTCCGGCGGAATCGACCGGGACGCCGGCCACCGGATGGACGAGGCGTGGCTGGGGGCGGCCTGGAGCCACCCCAGCACCCGGGTCTTCGTGGTCTCGGGCGGCCAGGCACTGATCGAGGAGACGCCGGACGGCCGCACCGAGCTGGTGATGATGCCGTCCTTCGACGCCCCGCTCACCGAGGCACACCGCTACTTCCTGGGCACCGACGCGGACGGCGTGCGCTACTTCGCCCTCCAGAAGGACGCCCTCCCCGGACGGATGGACGCCGTGGCCCGCCCGGCCAGCCTCCGGGAGGCCGCGTCCCTGCTGTCCGACCGGGACAACGAGCTGCTGGTGCACGCGGTCGCCCTCGAGAACTGGCAGCGGCTGCACCGGTTCTGCTCCCGCTGCGGCGAGCGCACCGTGATCGCCGCGGCCGGCCATATCCGCCGCTGCCAGGCGTGCGGCGCCGAGCACTACCCGCGCACCGACCCGGCCGTGATCATGCTCGTCCTCGACGACCACGACCGCGCCCTGCTCGGCCGCCAGCTGCACTGGCCCGAGGGCCGCTTCTCCACCCTGGCCGGCTTCGTCGAGCCGGGGGAGTCCATCGAGCGGGCGGTGGTCAGGGAGGTCGCCGAGGAGGTCGGCGTGACGATCGGCGACGTCGAGTACGTGGCCAGCCAGCCGTGGCCGTTCCCCTCCAGCCTGATGCTGGGCTTCGTGGCGCGCGCGACCTCGACCGAGGTCACCGTGGACGGCGACGAGATCGACGAGGCCCGCTGGTTCACCAGGGACGAGCTGCGGGAGGCCATGGCGTCGGGCGAGGTGCTGGCCCCGTCCGGCGTCTCCATCGCCTCCCGCCTGGTCGAACGCTGGTACGGCGAACCGCTGACCACCTCGATCTGGTGA
- a CDS encoding mycoredoxin, giving the protein MQGTVTMYSTPWCGYCRRLKSQLNREGIAFTEIDIEQDPAAVKLVEAANNGNQTVPTVVVTGGGGAETTMTNPSLADVKKALAA; this is encoded by the coding sequence ATGCAGGGCACCGTGACGATGTACAGCACCCCGTGGTGCGGCTACTGCCGTCGGCTGAAGAGCCAGTTGAACCGCGAGGGCATCGCCTTCACGGAGATCGACATCGAGCAGGACCCCGCGGCCGTGAAGCTCGTCGAGGCCGCCAACAACGGCAACCAGACCGTGCCCACGGTGGTGGTCACCGGCGGGGGCGGCGCCGAGACCACCATGACCAACCCCTCGCTGGCCGACGTCAAGAAGGCGCTGGCCGCCTGA
- a CDS encoding MGMT family protein: protein MPSVRYGTMVGMVPATQEPAPKPPSEPRRPPGQASPARSAHRLTDYADTVLGLVERIPEGSALTYGDIAGLVGSGGPRQVGTVLARYGAAVPWWRVVRADGRPAPGHERRALEHYRAEGTPLRPGWDTGTVRLDLRLARWDTAS, encoded by the coding sequence GTGCCCTCCGTGAGATACGGCACCATGGTCGGCATGGTCCCCGCCACCCAGGAACCCGCCCCGAAGCCACCGTCCGAGCCGCGCCGGCCGCCGGGCCAGGCGTCGCCCGCCCGGTCCGCGCATCGGCTGACCGACTACGCCGACACGGTGCTCGGCCTGGTGGAACGCATCCCCGAGGGCAGCGCGCTGACCTACGGGGACATCGCGGGGCTGGTCGGCAGCGGCGGGCCCCGACAGGTCGGCACCGTGCTGGCGCGGTACGGCGCGGCGGTGCCCTGGTGGCGTGTGGTGCGCGCGGACGGGCGGCCCGCACCCGGGCACGAGCGGCGCGCGCTGGAGCACTACCGCGCGGAGGGCACCCCGTTGCGCCCCGGCTGGGACACCGGCACCGTCCGGCTCGACCTGCGTCTGGCCCGCTGGGACACCGCGTCCTGA
- a CDS encoding ATP-dependent helicase yields MHVSLSVPSTDRPPSAPGAYRLVRTPIADARDTAVDASQRAVVDHPGGPLLVLAGPGTGKTTTLVAAVARRVRAGADPERLLVLTFSRKAATELRDRLTGALGGRAPRATTFHSFAYALVRAHQDRELFAEPLRLLSGPEQDLYLRELLAGHQDLERSGRGVRWPDELRACLTTRGFADELRAVLARSRELGLGPDTLAAFARRTGRPDWEAAARFMAEYLDVTQAQGVLDYTELLRDAVRLTELPEHASRIRARYDAVFVDEYQDTDPAQVALLRALAGDARDLVVFGDPDQSIYAFRGADLNGILGFRDAFPTASGEPAPVVALGVARRSGAALLAATRTLAGRMPLARLPAEAVRRHRAPTATREGGRVDVFTYPSAGAELANIADLLRRAHLEDGLPWGEMAVLVRAGAHSIPAVRRALTSAGVPLEVDGDDLPLRREPAVAPLLTALRVVAEPRADDEPLDPETAARLLTSPLGGMDAADLRRLGRALRNEERAAGGGPPPASDLLIARALAEPERLVTHEPSYAAGAQRLGQLLRKAREALAGGGTAEEALWLLWDGTGWPQRLERAARRGGGAGRNADRDLDAVCALFDAAARAEERIGGRGALNFLSELEAHDIVADTLAARPTRPDAVRLMTAHRAKGLEWSLVVVAGVQEGVWPDLRRRGSLLEADRIGREGLAEPLTPGALLAEERRLFYVAATRARDRLVVTAVRGTDDGDQPSRFLSELGVDPVEISSRPHRPLSLSALVAELRATTVDPAASPALRAAAAERLARLAALRDDEGHPLAPAAHPERWWGLREPTRSQVPLRDPERPVALTGSALDQLVNTCSLQWFLGREVHAEGPPSTAQGFGNVLHVLADEVASGTTPADLSVLMARLDTVWDALAFEAPWQSRREQAEARAALERFLRWHVLRSEAGGEPLVSEREFEVTLPAGPHQVRVRGVLDRVDRDAEGRAYVVDFKTGRTRPTAEAVAHHPQLAVYQLAVRHDETVAGPDAELSGAALVQLRQGAAKKDGGEALPVVQRQEPLTDGVTGDWVGELLAEAAGRVLDERFTPSTGNHCGACAFKGSCAARPEGRHTVE; encoded by the coding sequence ATGCACGTGAGCCTCTCCGTCCCGTCAACCGACCGGCCGCCGTCCGCCCCGGGAGCGTACCGACTGGTGCGCACCCCGATCGCCGACGCGCGCGACACCGCTGTGGACGCGAGCCAGCGCGCTGTGGTTGATCACCCCGGCGGTCCGCTGCTCGTGCTGGCCGGCCCGGGAACGGGCAAAACGACCACCCTGGTCGCCGCCGTCGCCCGTCGGGTGCGTGCCGGAGCCGACCCCGAGCGGCTGCTGGTGCTGACCTTCAGCCGCAAGGCGGCGACCGAGCTGCGCGACCGGCTGACGGGCGCGCTCGGTGGCCGCGCGCCGCGCGCCACCACCTTCCACTCCTTCGCCTACGCGCTGGTCCGCGCGCACCAGGACCGCGAGCTGTTCGCCGAACCGCTGCGCCTGCTCTCGGGCCCCGAACAGGACCTCTATCTCAGGGAGCTGCTCGCCGGCCACCAGGATCTGGAGCGCTCGGGGCGCGGCGTGCGCTGGCCGGACGAGCTGCGCGCCTGCCTGACCACCCGGGGGTTCGCCGACGAGTTGCGCGCCGTGCTGGCACGCAGCCGCGAACTGGGCCTGGGCCCCGACACCCTCGCCGCCTTCGCCCGCCGCACCGGACGCCCGGACTGGGAGGCGGCGGCGCGCTTCATGGCCGAGTATCTGGACGTCACCCAGGCGCAGGGCGTCCTGGACTACACCGAACTGCTGCGCGACGCGGTCCGGCTGACGGAGCTGCCCGAACACGCGTCCAGGATCAGGGCGCGCTATGACGCGGTCTTCGTCGACGAGTACCAGGACACCGACCCGGCGCAGGTCGCGCTGCTGCGCGCGCTCGCGGGGGACGCCCGTGACCTGGTCGTCTTCGGCGACCCCGACCAGTCGATCTACGCCTTCAGGGGCGCCGACCTGAACGGCATCCTCGGCTTCCGCGACGCGTTCCCCACCGCGTCGGGCGAGCCGGCGCCCGTGGTCGCGCTCGGCGTGGCCCGCCGCTCGGGAGCCGCGCTGCTCGCCGCGACCCGGACGCTGGCCGGCCGGATGCCGCTGGCCAGGCTGCCGGCCGAGGCGGTGCGCCGGCACCGGGCACCGACCGCCACCCGCGAGGGCGGCCGGGTCGACGTGTTCACCTACCCGTCGGCCGGCGCCGAACTGGCCAACATCGCCGACCTGCTGCGCCGCGCCCATCTGGAGGACGGCCTGCCCTGGGGCGAGATGGCGGTGCTGGTCCGCGCGGGAGCGCACAGCATCCCGGCCGTCCGCCGCGCCCTGACCTCCGCCGGCGTGCCGCTTGAGGTCGACGGCGACGATCTGCCGCTGCGCCGCGAGCCGGCCGTCGCGCCGCTGCTCACCGCGCTGCGCGTGGTCGCCGAGCCGCGCGCCGACGACGAGCCCCTCGACCCGGAGACGGCCGCCCGGCTGCTCACCTCCCCGCTCGGCGGCATGGACGCGGCCGATCTGCGGCGCCTCGGCCGCGCGCTGCGCAACGAGGAGCGCGCCGCTGGCGGCGGCCCGCCCCCCGCGTCCGATCTGCTGATCGCCAGGGCGCTGGCCGAGCCCGAGCGGCTGGTCACCCATGAGCCGAGCTATGCCGCCGGCGCCCAGCGGCTCGGGCAGCTGCTGCGCAAGGCGCGCGAGGCGCTGGCCGGCGGCGGCACCGCCGAGGAGGCGCTCTGGCTGCTGTGGGACGGCACCGGCTGGCCGCAGCGGCTGGAGCGCGCGGCCCGGCGCGGCGGCGGGGCCGGGCGCAACGCCGACCGCGATCTGGACGCCGTCTGCGCCCTGTTCGACGCGGCGGCCAGGGCCGAGGAGCGAATCGGCGGCCGGGGGGCGCTCAACTTCCTGTCCGAGCTGGAGGCGCACGACATCGTCGCCGACACCCTGGCCGCGCGCCCCACCCGCCCGGACGCCGTGCGGCTGATGACGGCCCACCGAGCCAAGGGCCTCGAATGGTCCCTGGTCGTGGTCGCCGGTGTGCAGGAGGGCGTCTGGCCGGATCTGCGCCGCCGGGGCTCGCTGTTGGAGGCCGACCGCATCGGCAGGGAGGGCCTGGCCGAGCCGCTCACCCCGGGCGCGCTGCTCGCCGAGGAACGCCGCCTGTTCTATGTGGCCGCCACCCGGGCCAGGGACCGGCTGGTGGTGACGGCCGTGCGTGGCACCGACGACGGCGACCAACCGTCCCGCTTCCTCTCCGAGTTGGGCGTGGACCCGGTTGAGATCAGCAGCCGCCCGCACCGGCCGCTCTCGCTCTCCGCGCTGGTCGCCGAGCTGCGCGCCACCACCGTCGACCCGGCGGCCTCGCCCGCGCTGCGCGCCGCCGCCGCCGAGCGGCTGGCCCGGCTGGCCGCGCTGCGCGACGACGAGGGCCACCCGCTGGCCCCCGCCGCGCACCCGGAGCGCTGGTGGGGGCTGCGCGAGCCGACCCGTTCGCAGGTGCCGCTGCGCGACCCCGAACGCCCGGTCGCGCTCACCGGAAGCGCCCTCGACCAGCTCGTCAACACCTGCTCCCTCCAGTGGTTCCTGGGCCGCGAGGTGCACGCCGAGGGGCCGCCGAGCACCGCGCAGGGCTTTGGCAACGTGCTCCATGTGCTGGCCGACGAGGTCGCCTCCGGCACCACCCCCGCGGACCTCTCCGTGCTGATGGCCCGCCTCGACACCGTCTGGGACGCCCTCGCCTTCGAGGCGCCCTGGCAGTCCCGCCGCGAACAGGCCGAGGCCAGGGCCGCCCTGGAGCGCTTTCTGCGCTGGCATGTGCTGCGCTCCGAAGCGGGCGGCGAACCGCTCGTCAGCGAGCGGGAGTTCGAGGTCACGCTGCCGGCGGGGCCGCATCAGGTGCGGGTCCGAGGCGTGCTGGACCGGGTCGATCGGGACGCCGAGGGCCGCGCCTATGTGGTCGACTTCAAGACCGGCCGCACCCGCCCCACGGCCGAAGCCGTGGCCCACCACCCGCAGCTCGCCGTCTACCAACTCGCCGTCCGGCACGACGAGACGGTCGCCGGGCCCGACGCGGAGCTGTCGGGGGCCGCCCTCGTCCAACTGCGCCAGGGCGCGGCCAAGAAGGACGGCGGCGAGGCGCTGCCCGTCGTCCAACGCCAGGAGCCGCTGACCGACGGCGTCACCGGCGACTGGGTCGGCGAACTGCTGGCCGAGGCCGCCGGCCGGGTCCTCGACGAACGCTTCACGCCGAGCACCGGAAACCACTGCGGCGCCTGCGCGTTCAAGGGCTCCTGCGCCGCGCGCCCGGAGGGCCGGCACACCGTGGAGTGA
- a CDS encoding ATP-dependent DNA helicase gives MPAPLSDPRQLSELLGIPFTPEQLACATAPAAPQAIVAGAGSGKTTVMAARVVWLTGTGRIAPDRVLGLTFTNKAAGELAERVRTALAKARIDTSETGEPTISTYHAFAGRLLTEHGLRLGIEPASRLLADAGRFQLAAEVLRGAPADFEPPSPSFTTLVTDLVALDGELSEHLVPPERLRSFDGELLAELAEARLTNAALRQVPRAAEGRLALLGLVEEYRARKRARDLLDFGDQIALAAALARERPEVGQALREQFGVVLLDEYQDTSVAQRVLLAGLFGDGTGHPVTAVGDPCQGIYGWRGASVANLDDFPEHFAAAEGVPARVLRLSQNRRSGGRLLTLANALAAPLRERHPSVAPLRPAEDAEGAGLVRCALLPTHAEELAWLADAVAHQVRTGTEPGEIAVLCRTASDFPLIQSALVARDVPVEVVGLSGLLHLPEVADLVAVCEVLADPTANAALVRLLTGPRWRIGPRDLALLGRRARLLVRRVRAGEADAPGGEAAALARLADAVAGTDPAEVVSLADALDTFVGSGGGSGADPGSAEPDDRLPFSPEARVRFAHLAAELRDLRRSLGDPLMDVLHRVLTHTGLDVELSASPMALAARRRETLGAFLDVAASFAAGRAGTAVHGDATLSAFLGFLRAAESFDRGLDGSLPSGGNAVQVLTAHKAKGLEWDVVAVPGLCAGLFPAVRSRDSWLRQARTLPHPLRGDAETLPPTPEWTAAGYKRYLAETAGELELEELRLGYVAVTRPRRLLLGSGHWWGPSQKKRRGPSDFLTALREHCERDPGHGEVEHWAEPPPEEAENPALARDEEELAWPLPLDSEALARRREAALAVLSRLHRMPSPRPDEPDGTPPDDEPPPDEFPPDEPPPDEFPPDEPSPDGLSSDELTPEERRTMASWDRDLTVLASELRQARAGVREVPLPVSLSATQLQRLATDPDGFARELARPMPRPPQPAARRGTRFHAWVESRFDSVPLPMLGPEELPGGDPDEDAEIRDERELAALKQAFQRTPYADRRPYRIEAPFQLTLAGRVIRGRIDAVYRLPPRRGSDSERWEIIDWKTARRQDADPLQLAIYRLAWAERHQLPLSEVTAAFLYVRSGELVRPSVLPGRRGLERLLMGEDSWEPNDPG, from the coding sequence GTGCCAGCGCCACTCAGCGATCCCCGGCAGCTCAGCGAGCTATTGGGGATCCCGTTCACCCCGGAGCAGCTGGCCTGCGCCACCGCGCCGGCGGCGCCGCAGGCCATCGTCGCCGGCGCCGGCTCGGGGAAGACCACGGTGATGGCGGCCCGCGTCGTCTGGCTCACCGGCACCGGACGGATCGCCCCCGACCGGGTGCTCGGCCTCACGTTCACCAACAAGGCCGCCGGCGAGCTGGCCGAACGCGTCCGCACCGCGCTCGCCAAGGCCCGGATCGACACCTCCGAGACGGGCGAGCCCACCATCTCCACCTACCACGCCTTCGCCGGCCGGCTGCTCACCGAGCACGGGCTGCGGCTCGGCATCGAGCCCGCCTCCCGGCTGCTCGCCGACGCCGGCAGGTTCCAGCTGGCGGCCGAGGTGCTGCGCGGCGCCCCCGCCGACTTCGAGCCGCCGAGCCCCAGCTTCACCACCCTCGTCACCGACCTGGTGGCGCTGGACGGCGAGCTGTCCGAACATCTGGTCCCCCCCGAGCGGCTGCGCTCCTTCGACGGGGAGCTGCTCGCCGAGCTGGCCGAGGCCCGGCTCACCAACGCCGCCCTGCGGCAGGTGCCGCGGGCAGCCGAGGGGCGCTTGGCGCTGCTCGGCCTGGTCGAGGAGTACCGCGCCCGCAAACGCGCCCGCGACCTGCTGGACTTCGGCGACCAGATCGCGCTGGCCGCGGCCCTGGCCCGGGAGCGGCCCGAGGTCGGCCAGGCGCTGCGCGAACAGTTCGGCGTGGTCCTGCTGGACGAGTACCAGGACACCTCCGTCGCCCAACGCGTGCTGCTCGCAGGGCTCTTCGGCGACGGCACGGGCCATCCGGTCACCGCCGTCGGGGACCCCTGCCAGGGGATCTACGGCTGGCGCGGCGCCTCGGTCGCCAACCTGGACGACTTCCCCGAGCACTTCGCCGCCGCCGAAGGGGTCCCAGCCCGGGTGCTGCGGCTCAGCCAGAACCGCCGCAGCGGCGGCCGGCTGCTCACCCTCGCCAACGCCCTGGCCGCGCCGCTCCGCGAGCGACACCCGTCCGTCGCCCCGCTGCGCCCGGCCGAGGACGCGGAGGGCGCCGGTCTGGTCCGCTGCGCGCTGCTGCCCACCCACGCCGAGGAGTTGGCCTGGCTGGCCGACGCCGTGGCCCATCAGGTCCGCACCGGCACGGAGCCCGGCGAGATCGCCGTGCTCTGCCGCACCGCGAGCGACTTCCCGCTGATCCAGAGCGCGCTGGTCGCGCGGGACGTGCCGGTCGAGGTGGTCGGCCTCTCCGGGCTGCTGCACCTTCCCGAGGTCGCCGATCTGGTCGCGGTCTGCGAGGTGTTGGCCGATCCCACGGCCAACGCGGCCCTGGTCCGGCTGCTCACCGGGCCGCGCTGGCGGATCGGGCCGCGCGATCTGGCGCTGCTGGGCCGGCGGGCCCGGCTGCTGGTCCGCCGGGTGCGCGCCGGGGAGGCGGACGCTCCTGGCGGCGAGGCCGCCGCGCTGGCCCGGCTGGCCGACGCGGTCGCCGGCACCGACCCGGCCGAGGTGGTCTCGCTGGCCGACGCGCTCGACACCTTCGTCGGCAGCGGCGGGGGCTCCGGCGCCGATCCCGGCTCGGCCGAGCCCGACGACCGGCTGCCGTTCTCGCCCGAGGCCCGCGTCCGGTTCGCCCACCTCGCCGCCGAGCTGCGCGATCTGCGCCGCTCGCTGGGCGATCCGCTGATGGACGTGCTGCACCGGGTGCTCACCCACACGGGGCTCGACGTCGAGCTGTCCGCCTCGCCGATGGCCCTGGCCGCCCGCCGCCGGGAGACGCTCGGCGCGTTCCTCGACGTGGCGGCGAGCTTCGCCGCGGGCCGTGCCGGCACCGCCGTGCACGGCGACGCCACCCTCTCGGCCTTTCTCGGCTTCCTGCGCGCGGCCGAGAGCTTCGACCGCGGCCTGGACGGCTCGCTGCCCAGCGGCGGCAACGCGGTGCAGGTGCTGACCGCGCACAAGGCCAAGGGTCTGGAGTGGGACGTGGTCGCGGTGCCGGGCCTGTGCGCCGGCCTCTTCCCCGCCGTCCGCTCCCGGGACTCCTGGCTGCGGCAGGCCAGAACGCTCCCGCACCCGCTGCGCGGCGACGCCGAGACGCTGCCGCCCACCCCCGAGTGGACCGCCGCCGGCTACAAGCGGTATCTGGCCGAGACCGCCGGCGAGTTGGAGCTTGAGGAGCTCCGCCTCGGCTATGTCGCGGTCACCCGGCCACGCCGGCTGCTGCTCGGCTCCGGACACTGGTGGGGGCCCAGCCAGAAGAAGCGGCGCGGCCCCTCCGACTTCCTGACCGCGCTGCGCGAGCACTGCGAGCGCGATCCGGGGCACGGCGAGGTCGAGCACTGGGCCGAGCCGCCGCCCGAGGAGGCGGAGAACCCGGCGCTCGCCAGGGACGAGGAGGAGCTGGCCTGGCCGCTGCCCCTGGACAGCGAGGCACTGGCCCGCCGCCGCGAGGCGGCCCTGGCGGTCCTGTCCCGCCTGCACCGGATGCCGTCCCCACGCCCCGACGAGCCGGACGGTACGCCTCCGGACGACGAGCCGCCGCCGGACGAGTTCCCGCCCGATGAGCCCCCGCCGGACGAGTTCCCGCCGGACGAGCCCTCGCCGGACGGGCTTTCGTCCGACGAGCTGACCCCGGAGGAGCGCCGCACCATGGCCTCCTGGGACCGGGACCTGACGGTGCTGGCGAGCGAGCTGCGGCAGGCCAGGGCGGGGGTGCGGGAGGTGCCGCTGCCCGTCTCGCTCTCGGCGACCCAGCTCCAGCGGCTGGCCACCGACCCGGACGGCTTCGCCCGCGAGCTGGCCCGCCCCATGCCCCGCCCGCCCCAGCCGGCCGCCCGCCGGGGCACCCGTTTCCACGCCTGGGTGGAGTCCCGCTTCGACTCGGTGCCGCTGCCCATGCTCGGCCCCGAGGAGTTGCCCGGGGGCGATCCCGACGAGGACGCGGAGATCCGCGACGAACGTGAACTGGCGGCGCTCAAGCAGGCGTTCCAGCGCACGCCGTACGCCGACCGGCGCCCCTACCGGATCGAGGCCCCGTTCCAGCTCACCCTCGCCGGGCGGGTGATCAGGGGGCGGATCGACGCCGTCTACCGCCTGCCGCCCCGCCGGGGATCGGACAGCGAGCGCTGGGAGATCATCGACTGGAAGACCGCGCGCCGCCAGGACGCCGACCCGCTGCAACTGGCGATCTACCGCCTCGCCTGGGCCGAGCGCCACCAACTGCCGCTGAGCGAGGTCACCGCTGCCTTCCTCTATGTGCGCAGCGGCGAGCTGGTGCGCCCCAGCGTGCTGCCCGGGCGCCGGGGTCTGGAGCGGCTGCTGATGGGGGAGGACTCCTGGGAGCCCAACGATCCCGGTTAG